Proteins encoded in a region of the Paenibacillus sp. E222 genome:
- a CDS encoding glycoside hydrolase N-terminal domain-containing protein, which translates to MQKKVKQPKRRYEINKNRGYERAKQHPISFNGPAPDFFEGALLGNGGLGIVVTTRPDAVMLHFGHNNVWDIRLAEEHRDELMTFQEVYNRFAALPANLPRLTDHPWYKQYCEMAGQNYSKAYPKPMPCGSLLLRYDRRKAEVIGHTIDIASGLCTIDFLIDGKPAVFELFVEGEHDRVWMKVSDAATGAPIPLFEEIKLIPDPETPPEFPQAAVVISEMTSIQSFTQILPHVEHPVVPYTTHEKDRAFRLAVSSTGLTAMKEHPLHNQTPVVNGTPLGEPEHGFLACAELWEGLYSELIDEAHPPGLSSFSQAKEESNVMWRDYWSRSSVALEDEFLERIWYHNLYFFNCAVREGVTCPGLFANWSYRTIGADWHGDYHMNYNTQQPFWLAFSSNHLDKHLPYVDMVDHVLPVSRAWAQEYYGLSGAYFPHSAYPVEMSMMPYPVPHWGWEICETPWTVQSLWWHYLYSMDETFLRDRAFQPMKEAVLFMVDYMNRPEAQGERWGDGNYHIFPTVVPELYEITPGFAKNKDCLIDLTLTRFLFNAFTQACVALEREESEQELLEKVKEILSHFPSYPTAESRNGPVFVSVEGENPDVVYNVPIPITTVFPGEDHGLHSPEEEYRTAVNSYLNHRNEGGNELVFYHLAGARLGVLDLERFKRQIQYCLLPNGTCTDRVLMSGGRYADTENFDFMSRMGIWFENFSLPAVINECLLQSYNGILRFFPNWPNGQQAEFHTLRAVGGFLVSAAFVDGETDWIEIESEAGTALSFYIPWAEGALCTLPSGEQYILSGQVGKISTVAGDVISIVKVV; encoded by the coding sequence GTGCAGAAGAAGGTTAAGCAACCGAAGAGAAGATACGAGATAAACAAGAACAGAGGCTATGAACGTGCGAAGCAGCATCCCATTTCCTTCAATGGTCCTGCGCCGGATTTTTTTGAAGGCGCACTGCTGGGCAATGGAGGACTGGGTATTGTCGTAACAACCCGCCCTGACGCTGTGATGCTCCATTTTGGACACAACAATGTATGGGATATTCGTCTCGCCGAAGAACACCGAGATGAGCTCATGACTTTCCAAGAAGTGTATAACAGGTTTGCTGCTCTGCCAGCAAATTTGCCGCGATTGACAGATCATCCGTGGTACAAACAGTATTGTGAGATGGCCGGACAAAATTACAGTAAAGCTTATCCAAAGCCCATGCCGTGCGGCTCACTGCTGCTGCGGTATGATCGGCGAAAGGCCGAAGTCATCGGCCATACCATTGATATTGCTAGTGGCCTTTGCACGATTGATTTCCTGATCGATGGCAAACCTGCGGTATTCGAACTCTTTGTAGAAGGAGAGCACGACCGGGTCTGGATGAAGGTAAGTGATGCCGCTACGGGTGCTCCGATTCCCTTATTCGAGGAGATAAAGCTGATTCCTGATCCCGAAACACCGCCTGAATTTCCTCAAGCAGCAGTCGTAATTAGCGAAATGACGAGTATACAGTCTTTCACGCAAATTTTGCCGCATGTTGAGCATCCCGTTGTTCCCTATACCACACATGAAAAAGATCGAGCTTTCCGGCTCGCTGTTAGCTCGACTGGATTAACTGCAATGAAAGAACATCCTTTGCACAATCAGACACCCGTAGTCAACGGCACTCCTCTGGGAGAACCTGAACACGGCTTTCTGGCCTGCGCAGAGCTGTGGGAAGGCCTTTATAGCGAACTCATTGACGAGGCCCACCCGCCAGGACTATCCTCCTTTAGTCAGGCTAAGGAAGAATCGAATGTAATGTGGCGTGATTATTGGAGCCGCTCCTCCGTCGCACTCGAAGATGAATTTCTGGAGCGGATCTGGTACCACAATCTTTACTTTTTTAATTGTGCCGTGAGAGAAGGCGTTACCTGTCCAGGTCTGTTCGCCAACTGGAGCTACCGAACCATCGGCGCAGACTGGCATGGGGATTACCACATGAATTACAACACACAGCAGCCATTCTGGCTCGCATTCTCCAGCAATCATCTCGACAAACATCTTCCCTACGTGGATATGGTTGATCACGTTCTTCCCGTCAGTCGTGCGTGGGCACAGGAGTATTACGGACTGAGCGGAGCTTATTTCCCCCATTCAGCCTATCCAGTTGAAATGTCCATGATGCCCTACCCGGTCCCGCACTGGGGATGGGAAATCTGTGAGACGCCTTGGACCGTGCAAAGTCTATGGTGGCACTATCTGTATTCCATGGACGAGACGTTCCTGCGTGATCGTGCATTTCAACCCATGAAGGAAGCGGTGCTGTTCATGGTCGATTACATGAATCGTCCAGAAGCACAGGGTGAACGATGGGGAGATGGTAATTATCACATTTTTCCCACGGTGGTGCCGGAGCTATATGAGATTACACCCGGCTTTGCCAAAAACAAAGACTGCCTGATTGACCTCACCCTGACGCGATTTCTGTTCAATGCGTTCACTCAGGCTTGCGTTGCCCTTGAAAGGGAGGAGTCCGAGCAGGAGCTGCTAGAGAAAGTAAAAGAGATTCTGAGCCATTTCCCTTCTTATCCCACAGCCGAATCCCGCAACGGTCCCGTTTTTGTGTCGGTGGAGGGGGAGAATCCCGATGTAGTCTATAACGTCCCGATTCCAATTACGACTGTATTTCCGGGTGAAGATCACGGGCTTCATTCGCCAGAAGAGGAATACCGGACCGCAGTAAACTCCTACCTTAATCACCGCAACGAAGGTGGGAATGAACTGGTATTCTACCATCTTGCCGGAGCCCGGCTTGGCGTGTTGGATCTGGAACGCTTCAAGCGCCAAATCCAGTATTGTCTCCTACCAAACGGTACTTGTACAGATCGGGTCTTGATGAGCGGTGGTCGCTATGCTGACACGGAGAACTTCGATTTCATGTCCCGCATGGGCATCTGGTTCGAAAATTTCTCCCTGCCTGCCGTGATCAATGAATGCCTTCTTCAAAGTTATAATGGTATCCTGCGTTTCTTCCCCAACTGGCCAAACGGTCAACAAGCAGAGTTCCACACCCTCCGTGCAGTGGGAGGCTTCCTTGTGAGTGCGGCTTTTGTGGATGGGGAGACGGACTGGATCGAGATTGAGAGCGAAGCGGGTACTGCACTTTCCTTCTATATTCCATGGGCAGAAGGGGCATTGTGCACCCTCCCTTCCGGTGAGCAATATATACTGTCTGGTCAGGTTGGCAAGATTTCAACCGTAGCAGGAGATGTTATCTCCATTGTCAAAGTGGTTTAG
- a CDS encoding extracellular solute-binding protein encodes MTKTKKWMTMGIAAALVVGLLAGCSSNDGENNTSGKDGDQGPITLTWFDGNTKGEPFTDAIAQEITKKTGIEISIQQPTGNPTEKLSLMLASGDYPDVVVMSRGDASLDKYISSGAFIPLDELIEKYGSDLKEMYGETLTKTRYSDGKNYYLANWYGLDSDPVFGMLMRQSLLEEFLPDKADGSQPLTTDEFEALLKNFKEKYNTIDGKESIPMTMNGENMGANLGTFKGMWGLKTYYDNNGRLQYDVKDPKYREMLLYMNRLYREGLIEKEFAISKTQTWIQKLTTGAVFATPGAYWDPGNGNAALKKDGGEKNQLFAYKVVAPGVDPAQTTFGPRSSLGWDAIAITKNNKHPEETIKLFNYLASDEGQHLLLWGKEGEQYTMVDGKRQPDPAFLQSFKDNWDDTVKKSGVRKWLWFVKNGLDPNGQPYDMAVKFQRSEVDELALKSLGDSVWDTAQYDNLNPDGGTPQALTAQKVKDIMDQSITRAIIAPSEAEANSVFDKMLEDMKKAGDENVEDIINEKYAQRMELWSSK; translated from the coding sequence ATGACAAAGACAAAAAAATGGATGACCATGGGGATTGCGGCTGCATTAGTCGTTGGTTTGCTGGCGGGCTGCTCCTCCAATGATGGGGAGAATAATACATCGGGTAAAGATGGGGACCAAGGGCCAATTACGCTGACCTGGTTTGATGGCAATACCAAAGGAGAACCTTTTACCGATGCAATTGCCCAGGAAATCACCAAAAAAACGGGCATAGAGATCTCCATCCAACAACCAACAGGTAATCCAACGGAAAAACTGAGCTTGATGCTCGCCAGTGGTGACTATCCGGATGTGGTGGTCATGAGTCGGGGAGACGCTTCCCTTGATAAGTACATTTCAAGCGGTGCATTCATTCCACTAGATGAGTTAATTGAAAAGTATGGTTCTGATCTGAAAGAAATGTATGGCGAAACCTTGACCAAAACACGATATTCAGACGGCAAAAACTACTATTTGGCAAACTGGTATGGACTCGACAGTGATCCGGTCTTCGGTATGCTGATGAGACAGAGTCTGTTGGAAGAGTTCCTTCCAGACAAAGCAGATGGTTCACAGCCACTCACCACGGACGAGTTTGAAGCACTCCTGAAAAATTTTAAAGAAAAATACAACACGATTGATGGCAAAGAATCCATTCCGATGACGATGAATGGTGAAAACATGGGCGCAAATCTAGGAACATTCAAAGGCATGTGGGGTTTGAAAACGTATTATGACAACAACGGACGTCTGCAATATGATGTCAAGGACCCCAAATATCGTGAAATGCTTTTATACATGAATAGGTTATATAGAGAAGGTCTGATTGAAAAGGAATTTGCGATCAGCAAAACGCAGACATGGATTCAAAAGCTGACGACTGGCGCGGTATTCGCTACCCCAGGAGCATATTGGGACCCAGGTAACGGCAATGCGGCACTGAAGAAGGATGGCGGGGAAAAGAATCAGTTGTTCGCCTACAAGGTTGTTGCTCCAGGTGTAGATCCGGCCCAAACCACATTTGGCCCAAGAAGTTCGCTTGGATGGGATGCAATCGCCATTACCAAAAACAACAAACACCCGGAAGAAACGATAAAGCTGTTTAATTATCTGGCGAGTGATGAAGGACAGCATTTGCTGCTGTGGGGTAAGGAAGGCGAACAATACACCATGGTGGATGGCAAGCGACAACCGGACCCTGCATTCCTGCAAAGCTTCAAGGATAATTGGGATGATACGGTGAAGAAAAGTGGCGTTCGTAAATGGTTATGGTTTGTCAAAAATGGTCTGGATCCAAATGGACAGCCGTATGACATGGCAGTCAAATTCCAACGCAGTGAAGTGGATGAACTGGCCCTCAAGAGTCTTGGTGATTCCGTATGGGATACAGCACAGTACGATAACCTGAATCCGGATGGGGGAACACCTCAAGCACTGACGGCCCAGAAGGTGAAGGATATTATGGATCAGAGCATTACGAGAGCCATTATTGCTCCAAGTGAAGCTGAAGCCAACTCCGTATTTGACAAGATGCTGGAGGATATGAAAAAGGCTGGCGATGAGAATGTGGAAGATATCATAAACGAGAAATATGCTCAGCGTATGGAACTGTGGTCCTCCAAGTAA
- a CDS encoding carbohydrate ABC transporter permease produces the protein MILNRFGDRIFKIIVYFILILVLLVTFLPFWNILVLSLNSAEDTVRGGVYLWPRDLTLDSYQQILKDSEILNGLWVTVKRTLIGAPLSVLVITMLAYPLSRRNLVGRKGWNLYFIFTMYFSGGLIPFYMVLKALNMIDTFSVFILPSLMNVFYMIIVRTFMEQLPHEIEESARVDGANDLTIFFRIVMPLTTPVLATVGLFQAIGHWNAWFDSYAFTYSSDLKTLQAVLVKILNQFQTGGMISQSQMLANSAKRNAVSSDTIRMAATMVATLPIVMVYPFLQKYFVKGMTLGAVKS, from the coding sequence ATGATTCTGAACAGATTCGGGGATCGTATTTTCAAAATCATTGTGTATTTCATTCTTATTCTCGTATTACTCGTTACATTTCTTCCGTTTTGGAATATACTCGTTCTTTCATTGAACAGCGCGGAGGATACGGTACGGGGCGGCGTTTACTTGTGGCCCAGGGACCTGACCCTGGACAGCTATCAGCAGATTTTGAAAGATAGCGAGATTTTAAACGGGCTGTGGGTAACCGTCAAACGAACGCTGATTGGCGCACCGCTATCGGTTCTCGTCATTACGATGCTTGCGTATCCGCTAAGTCGGCGGAATCTGGTTGGTCGCAAAGGTTGGAACCTGTACTTTATCTTTACCATGTATTTCAGTGGTGGACTCATTCCGTTCTACATGGTGCTTAAGGCACTGAACATGATCGATACATTTTCGGTGTTCATTTTGCCAAGTTTGATGAATGTCTTCTATATGATTATTGTCCGTACCTTTATGGAGCAGCTGCCCCATGAGATTGAAGAATCGGCGAGGGTTGACGGGGCTAACGATCTGACGATTTTTTTCCGGATTGTGATGCCGTTGACAACTCCTGTACTTGCAACAGTGGGGCTTTTTCAAGCCATTGGGCATTGGAATGCCTGGTTTGATTCCTATGCGTTCACCTACAGCTCGGACCTGAAGACCCTACAAGCCGTGCTCGTCAAAATCTTGAATCAATTTCAGACAGGCGGCATGATTTCACAATCGCAAATGCTGGCCAACTCAGCTAAACGGAATGCTGTTTCTAGCGATACCATTCGAATGGCTGCTACCATGGTAGCCACCTTACCGATCGTTATGGTGTATCCGTTCCTGCAAAAATACTTTGTCAAAGGCATGACTTTGGGAGCGGTGAAAAGTTAA
- a CDS encoding ABC transporter permease: MISRLKEQKWLFVLMLPAFIATLLFSYGPMFGLYMAFTNYQPGGGSFFYQFFHAEFVGFQWFEYFFTTGDFYRVMRNTLATSLLTLFFGFPAPIILALVLNEARQGFFKRFVQTVSYLPHFISWVIAANIVITLLASDGMLNNILVLLGIVKEPVAFLQNGPLFWWIIALSNMWKEMGFSAIMYLAAIASINPELYEAARVDGASRFKQMWHITLPSMRPTIVILAILAVGGILNAGFEQQYLLQNNTVLEYSEVIDIYAYKYGLQNSMFSYGAAVGMFKSVVAFILVLIVNRISRKVNDQALF, from the coding sequence TTGATAAGCAGACTAAAAGAGCAAAAATGGTTATTCGTGCTTATGCTTCCTGCCTTCATTGCCACATTGTTATTTTCCTATGGTCCGATGTTTGGACTGTATATGGCGTTTACGAATTATCAGCCGGGTGGGGGATCGTTCTTTTACCAGTTCTTTCATGCCGAATTTGTAGGTTTCCAATGGTTTGAGTATTTCTTTACTACAGGGGATTTCTATCGGGTTATGCGTAATACGCTTGCGACAAGCTTGCTGACGCTGTTCTTCGGATTTCCTGCTCCAATCATTCTCGCGCTTGTACTGAATGAAGCAAGACAGGGATTTTTCAAACGTTTTGTACAGACGGTTTCGTATCTGCCGCATTTTATCTCATGGGTTATCGCAGCCAACATTGTGATTACGCTGCTGGCTTCGGATGGAATGCTTAACAATATTCTGGTTCTGCTGGGCATTGTCAAAGAACCCGTCGCATTTTTGCAAAACGGGCCTCTATTCTGGTGGATTATCGCATTGTCGAACATGTGGAAAGAGATGGGGTTTAGCGCCATTATGTATCTCGCCGCAATCGCTTCCATTAATCCGGAGCTATACGAAGCGGCAAGGGTGGACGGAGCCAGCCGATTTAAGCAAATGTGGCATATAACGCTGCCATCCATGCGCCCTACCATTGTCATATTGGCTATTCTCGCGGTCGGAGGCATTTTGAATGCAGGATTTGAACAGCAATACCTGCTGCAAAATAATACCGTACTTGAATACTCCGAAGTTATTGATATTTATGCCTACAAATACGGACTACAGAACAGCATGTTCTCATACGGGGCTGCTGTGGGGATGTTCAAATCCGTTGTTGCCTTTATTCTTGTTCTCATTGTGAACCGGATTTCCAGAAAAGTGAACGACCAGGCGTTGTTCTAA
- a CDS encoding sensor histidine kinase, which translates to MRQFYRKYIYMPFVNLSFRSKLFMVFVLVTIIPMMLLVYFSYELTKTKLTEQIYINMTNSTAQITKNLENKLDSYEHISASIYLDNRLANYLTNEYQDDPSYLDVYNYIGNRIDTVMAAYPDFDSAFIYSDNPSLPKDNYYIRPITPEVQNTELFHKLQQSYGNIIHLSSPQTENGPAMFTLARLLNNNSNQYPYGMLVFQISESVIYSLMEKEAGGKDIFIINDKGIILSSADKQLINTSLPKLLHQNFDETPSGRFDTTYQGVKALAVYNTLKNGWKTVSIFPYDSIIKDAKSLSQLIIKISLGFIGVALLLIYITASLFSKRIRTLIRMIRRIERGDFNPTHEEQMGNDEIGQLHFAFEQMTTRLKSLVTEVYQKELQSKEAELDLLQAQINPHFLYNTLGSISSLAVKHQDPQIQDMVLHLAKFYRISLNKGKSILTINEELKLTQSYNAIQLIRFKGKLNIIYTIDQSILPYSTVKLALQPFVENAVIHALWNQDRPLNIHIKGVIENNSIILSVIDDGMGMRRETLQSLFEEKEGRGYGISNVDRRIKLKFGEYYGVKVYSKLGMGTTVQIRLPQKEIQ; encoded by the coding sequence ATGCGCCAATTCTATCGAAAATACATATACATGCCTTTTGTTAACCTAAGCTTTCGTTCCAAGCTATTTATGGTATTTGTACTCGTCACCATCATTCCGATGATGCTATTGGTTTATTTTTCCTATGAACTTACCAAAACGAAACTTACCGAGCAGATCTACATCAATATGACAAACTCAACAGCTCAGATCACCAAAAATCTGGAGAATAAACTGGACAGTTATGAACATATTTCCGCCTCCATTTATTTGGATAATCGCCTTGCCAATTACCTTACAAACGAGTATCAGGATGATCCATCTTATCTGGATGTCTATAATTATATTGGCAATCGAATTGATACGGTGATGGCTGCCTACCCTGATTTTGATAGCGCATTCATTTATTCGGACAATCCATCGCTGCCCAAAGACAATTATTATATCCGGCCAATTACACCCGAAGTTCAGAACACGGAACTGTTCCACAAATTGCAACAATCCTATGGGAACATTATTCATCTCTCATCGCCGCAGACCGAGAATGGTCCCGCCATGTTCACGCTTGCCCGGCTGCTGAACAACAATAGTAATCAGTATCCCTACGGCATGCTGGTCTTTCAAATTTCCGAGTCTGTCATCTATTCTCTTATGGAAAAAGAAGCAGGCGGTAAGGATATCTTTATCATCAATGACAAAGGTATTATTTTATCTTCAGCAGACAAGCAGTTAATCAACACAAGCTTGCCCAAATTGCTTCATCAGAATTTTGACGAAACGCCTTCAGGCAGATTTGATACAACGTACCAAGGCGTGAAAGCTCTGGCCGTTTATAATACGCTCAAAAACGGCTGGAAAACGGTATCCATCTTCCCTTACGACAGTATTATCAAAGATGCCAAATCTCTCTCTCAGCTTATTATCAAAATTTCACTGGGCTTCATCGGTGTGGCGCTGTTGCTCATTTATATTACCGCATCGCTGTTCAGCAAACGCATCAGGACGTTAATACGGATGATTCGACGCATTGAACGGGGGGATTTCAATCCTACCCATGAGGAACAGATGGGCAATGATGAGATAGGACAGCTTCACTTTGCATTCGAACAGATGACAACCCGGCTGAAAAGTCTGGTTACGGAGGTCTACCAGAAGGAGCTACAGAGCAAGGAAGCCGAGCTTGACCTGCTTCAAGCTCAGATCAATCCTCATTTTCTGTATAACACACTCGGCTCGATCTCCTCTCTGGCCGTAAAGCATCAGGATCCCCAGATTCAGGATATGGTCCTTCATCTGGCCAAGTTTTATCGGATATCCCTGAATAAAGGAAAGAGCATCCTGACGATCAATGAGGAATTGAAACTGACGCAGAGCTATAATGCCATACAGCTTATTCGATTTAAAGGCAAGCTGAACATCATTTACACGATAGATCAATCGATCCTGCCCTACTCGACCGTGAAGCTTGCGTTACAACCTTTTGTGGAGAATGCAGTCATTCACGCTCTTTGGAATCAGGATCGGCCCCTAAATATTCATATCAAAGGCGTCATCGAGAACAACAGTATTATTTTATCTGTTATAGACGATGGAATGGGCATGCGGCGTGAGACGCTTCAGTCTTTGTTTGAAGAAAAAGAAGGACGAGGCTATGGCATTTCAAATGTGGATCGGAGAATTAAGCTGAAATTCGGTGAATATTACGGTGTTAAAGTGTATAGCAAACTAGGCATGGGAACCACGGTCCAAATTCGTCTGCCACAAAAAGAGATCCAATAA
- a CDS encoding alpha-galactosidase, protein MINLTIQYNEQLRIFAMQTQNSSYIFGINEREHLQHLYWGNPVDIEDSAPLLHLQSHSSFDAEVEGEVEEYSFWGGASYTEPSLKLRMSDGVRDLQVKYDRHEIIEQDGRQTLMITLKDQVYALETQLIYRVIPEFDLVERYAKIVNTGQEDIVLESMQSAAWTLPYLQDYRLTHVTGKWSGEFQLRNTILTEGKKLLESRRGFTDGHANPWFAIDDGLSTESGGGVWFGALAWSGNWKIVAEKTPFTHVRVTGGINDFDNEWLLGAGETFETPVFVGGFSPEGFGGMSHRLHQYQYNYILPRSEIGKVLYNSWEATYFDVNAQDQMALAERAAKMGVELFVVDDGWFGQRHSDRAGLGDWNVNKEKFPNGLVELIDRVHGLGMEFGIWVEPESVNPDSDLYREHPDWVYHFETRERTELRNQLLLNISKPEVKQYIIDFMTELLGNHEIKFIKWDMNRTITEPGMKGHPINRQKEVWVRHVQSLYDIWAQLRAKFPDVEFETCAGGGSRIDLGIFRYADQSWPSDNTDAFDRLSIQEGFSYTYAPRMMTCWVTESPTGMNGRNVSLKYRFHSAMMGTLGIGSNLNEWSDEWIEQSGEFIGQYKAIRHLVQFGRQFRLTALRHKGVTAVQYSNTAASDHVLFAFLHSQKLGEPLPRLRLAGLQVDKTYLVEELGLSVSGRALMNIGVELPLRGDFDSLVYRIREQV, encoded by the coding sequence ATGATAAACTTGACGATTCAATATAATGAACAACTACGTATATTTGCAATGCAGACGCAAAATTCGTCCTACATTTTCGGAATTAATGAGAGGGAACACCTCCAGCATCTGTATTGGGGTAACCCCGTGGACATCGAGGACAGCGCTCCGTTGCTCCATCTACAATCCCACAGCTCTTTTGACGCGGAAGTGGAAGGAGAGGTGGAGGAGTACAGCTTCTGGGGAGGAGCATCTTATACAGAGCCATCTTTGAAGCTGCGTATGTCTGATGGTGTCCGTGATCTCCAGGTAAAGTATGACCGTCACGAGATCATTGAACAGGATGGCAGACAGACGTTGATGATCACGTTGAAGGATCAGGTGTATGCACTTGAAACGCAGTTAATATATCGGGTCATCCCTGAATTTGATCTGGTGGAGCGTTATGCCAAAATCGTAAATACGGGACAGGAGGATATCGTGCTGGAAAGCATGCAATCCGCAGCCTGGACTTTGCCATATCTCCAGGATTACCGCCTGACACATGTTACGGGGAAATGGTCGGGTGAATTCCAACTGCGCAATACCATTTTGACAGAGGGAAAAAAGCTACTTGAATCGCGGAGAGGTTTCACGGACGGTCATGCTAACCCATGGTTTGCGATTGATGATGGTCTTTCGACAGAAAGCGGCGGCGGGGTATGGTTTGGTGCTCTGGCCTGGAGCGGCAACTGGAAGATTGTCGCTGAGAAGACCCCATTCACGCATGTGCGGGTAACAGGTGGCATCAATGATTTTGACAATGAATGGTTGCTGGGTGCGGGCGAAACGTTTGAGACGCCTGTCTTTGTCGGCGGATTCAGCCCAGAAGGCTTTGGCGGAATGAGCCACCGCTTGCATCAATATCAATACAATTACATACTGCCTCGCAGTGAAATCGGGAAAGTGCTGTACAACTCCTGGGAAGCAACCTACTTCGATGTGAACGCACAGGACCAAATGGCGCTTGCCGAGCGGGCAGCCAAGATGGGCGTGGAGCTATTCGTCGTGGATGACGGCTGGTTTGGACAGCGGCATTCCGACCGAGCGGGGTTGGGCGACTGGAACGTGAACAAGGAGAAGTTCCCTAATGGGCTGGTTGAACTGATTGACCGGGTTCACGGACTTGGGATGGAGTTTGGTATATGGGTAGAGCCGGAGTCGGTCAACCCGGATAGCGATCTTTATAGAGAACATCCAGACTGGGTATACCATTTTGAGACCCGGGAACGTACGGAGCTTCGCAATCAGCTGCTGCTGAATATTTCCAAGCCGGAGGTTAAGCAATACATTATCGATTTTATGACCGAACTGCTTGGCAACCATGAGATTAAGTTCATTAAATGGGACATGAATCGGACCATCACGGAGCCTGGTATGAAGGGGCACCCGATTAACCGCCAGAAAGAAGTATGGGTAAGGCATGTCCAGAGTCTCTATGATATATGGGCACAGCTGAGAGCCAAGTTCCCGGATGTGGAGTTTGAGACTTGCGCAGGAGGTGGCTCGCGGATTGATCTGGGCATCTTCCGTTATGCGGACCAATCCTGGCCGAGTGACAATACGGATGCGTTCGACCGTCTGAGCATTCAGGAAGGCTTCTCCTATACGTATGCACCACGTATGATGACCTGTTGGGTAACCGAGTCACCTACAGGAATGAACGGTCGAAACGTCTCCCTGAAGTATCGTTTCCACAGTGCAATGATGGGTACGCTTGGTATTGGCTCCAATCTGAACGAGTGGAGTGATGAATGGATCGAGCAGTCCGGGGAATTCATCGGACAGTACAAAGCCATTCGCCACCTCGTGCAATTCGGCAGACAATTCCGCCTGACTGCGCTTCGTCATAAGGGGGTTACGGCTGTCCAGTACAGTAATACTGCCGCAAGTGATCATGTGCTGTTCGCTTTTCTTCACTCGCAGAAGCTGGGTGAACCGTTGCCTAGACTGCGTTTGGCAGGTCTTCAGGTTGACAAGACCTATCTCGTTGAAGAGCTGGGATTATCGGTCAGTGGCCGTGCGCTGATGAACATCGGGGTGGAATTGCCTCTACGCGGCGATTTCGACAGCCTGGTGTATCGTATCCGTGAGCAGGTATAA